A DNA window from Falco peregrinus isolate bFalPer1 chromosome 8, bFalPer1.pri, whole genome shotgun sequence contains the following coding sequences:
- the CRYBA2 gene encoding beta-crystallin A2: MTSSEAMDTLGQYKITVWEEESFQGKRCEFLMECPSIMERGFRKIRSIKVESGPWVGFEYPEYQGQQFILEKGDYPRWEAWSGNSGYRTEHLLSFRPVKCANHNDSKVILYEAENFQGHKFELSDDYPSLQAMGWGNKEVASIKVNAGAWVAYQYPGYRGYQYVLERDRQNGEFKKYNEYSSQAHTNQIQSIRRVQH, encoded by the exons ATGACCAGCAGTGAAGCCATGGACACGCTGGGGCAGTACAAGATCACGGtgtgggaggaggagagcttCCAGGGCAAGCGCTGCGAGTTCCTCATGGAGTGCCCCAGCATCATGGAGCGCGGCTTCCGCAAGATCCGCTCCATCAAGGTGGAGTCTGGCCC cTGGGTGGGCTTCGAGTACCCCGAGTACCAAGGGCAGCAGTTTATCCTGGAGAAAGGTGACTACCCCCGGTGGGAGGCCTGGAGCGGGAACAGTGGATACCGGACCGAGCACCTCCTCTCCTTCCGGCCCGTCAAGTGCGCA AACCACAATGACAGCAAAGTCATCCTCTATGAGGCTGAGAACTTCCAGGGGCACAAGTTTGAGCTGAGCGACGACTACCCCTCACTGCAGGCCATGGGCTGGGGCAACAAGGAGGTGGCATCCATCAAAGTGAACGCTGGAGC ATGGGTGGCATACCAGTACCCAGGATACAGGGGCTACCAGTACGTGCTGGAGCGGGACAGACAGAACGGCGAGTTCAAGAAGTACAATGAATACAGCAGCCAGGCCCACACCAACCAGATCCAATCCATCCGCCGTGTCCAGCACTGA
- the FEV gene encoding protein FEV, with translation MRHGAGAVPLLLNMYLPDPVGETLFKDGKSQAWGSLSPGVQKGSGQIQLWQFLLELLSDRANLNCIAWEGTNGEFKLIDPDEVARRWGERKSKPNMNYDKLSRALRYYYDKNIMTKVHGKRYAYKFDFHGLAQVCQPAAPDHSLYKFQGNLAPLPFSGISKLNLMTSGVTPAGFSYWPGSSPSLYPGHGLQPSAPFSTMAASHLNNMNNHYH, from the exons ATGAGACACGGCGCCGGAGCAGTGCCACTGCTGCTCAACATGTACCTGCCAG atccAGTCGGGGAAACTTTGTTCAAAGACGGGAAGAGCCAGGCGTGGGGGTCTCTCAGCCCCGGAGTGCAGAAAG GCAGTGGGCAGATCCAGCTGTGGCAGttcctgctggagctgctctcGGATCGCGCCAACCTGAACTGCATCGCCTGGGAAGGCACGAATGGCGAGTTCAAGCTGATCGACCCCGACGAGGTGGCACGGCGCTGGGGCGAGCGGAAGAGCAAACCCAACATGAATTATGACAAGCTGAGCCGGGCACTGCGCTACTACTATGACAAGAACATCATGACCAAGGTCCACGGCAAGCGCTACGCCTACAAGTTCGACTTCCACGGGCTGGCGCAGGTGTGCCAGCCGGCTGCCCCTGATCATAGCCTCTACAAATTTCAGGGCAACCTGGCCCCGCTGCCCTTCTCAGGCATCTCCAAACTCAACCTCATGACCTCAGGGGTGACTCCTGCTGGCTTCTCCTACTGGCCTGGCTCCAGCCCATCCCTCTACCCTGGGCATGGGCTCCAACCCTCTGCCCCATTCAGCACCATGGCAGCCTCCCACCTCAACAACATGAACAACCATTACCATTAG
- the CDK5R2 gene encoding cyclin-dependent kinase 5 activator 2 has product MGTVLSLSPAASSGKGGGGGGGLLADKAPGRVPGKGESRLKRPSVLISALTWKRLVAASAKKKKSTKKVTPKPGGGAPGGGPGQPDPLVVQRNRENLRKSVVGPADGAKQGPLAVPVPTVPSAPQELHPGSGGGKPPPPPPPAGSRAPGSPRRVVVQASTGELLRCLGDFVCRRCYRLKELSPGELISWFRSVDRSLLLQGWQDQGFITPANLVFVYLLCREALRGEDIGSQAELQAAFLTCLYLAYSYMGNEISYPLKPFLVEGDKGRFWERCLGIIQRLSAKMLRINADPHYFTQLFQDLKSEGEGGDGSKHWTISLDR; this is encoded by the coding sequence ATGGGCACGgtgctctccctctcccccgCCGCCTCCTCGGGcaagggcggcggcggcggcggggggctgctggccGACAAGGCGCCGGGAAGAGTGCCGGGCAAGGGCGAGAGCCGGCTGAAGCGCCCCAGCGTGCTCATCTCGGCGCTCACTTGGAAGCGGCTGGTGGCCGCCTCGGCCAAGAAGAAGAAGAGCACCAAGAAGGTGACGCCGaagcccggcggcggggccccggggggcggcccgggccAGCCCGACCCGCTGGTGGTGCAGCGCAATCGCGAGAACTTGCGCAAGTCGGTGGTGGGGCCGGCCGACGGCGCCAAGCAGGGCCCGCTGGCCGTGCCGGTGCCCACCGTGCCCTCGGCGCCGCAGGAGCTGCACCCGGGCTCCGGCGGGGGCaagccgccgccgccaccgccgccggcCGGCAGCCGCGCCCCGGGGTCCCCGCGCCGCGTGGTAGTGCAGGCGTCCACCGGTGAGCTGCTGCGCTGCTTGGGGGACTTCGTGTGCCGCCGCTGCTACCGGCTGAAGGAGCTGAGCCCCGGCGAGCTCATCTCCTGGTTTCGCAGCGTGGACCgctcgctgctgctgcagggctggcaggaccAGGGCTTCATCACCCCGGCCAACCTGGTGTTCGTCTACCTGCTGTGCCGGGAAGCGCTGCGGGGTGAAGACATCGGGAGCCAGGCCGAGCTGCAGGCCGCCTTCCTCACCTGCCTCTATCTCGCCTACTCCTACATGGGCAACGAGATCTCCTACCCGCTCAAGCCCTTCCTGGTGGAGGGCGACAAGGGGCGCTTCTGGGAGCGCTGTCTGGGCATCATCCAGCGCCTCAGCGCCAAGATGCTACGAATCAACGCGGACCCGCACTACTTCACGCAACTCTTCCAGGACCTCAAGAGCGAGGGCGAGGGCGGAGACGGGTCCAAGCACTGGACGATCAGCCTGGACCGCTAG